The Halalkalibacter krulwichiae genome has a segment encoding these proteins:
- a CDS encoding GbsR/MarR family transcriptional regulator yields the protein MNDNEALQQSRTRVIEAISQNMYLYGVSPSIGRLYCLLFFSDKPLTLDEMKEELGMSKASMSLAVRTLLDLQMVEKTWKKGVRKDLYVVNDDSYQRFFDYFTTKWRSALTMNTSAIKKTLSELQQLLANPDTSEDVRKHAQTDIEKLERWVEYYGWLGKLIDSFETKEILDFIPIEEKKE from the coding sequence ATGAACGACAACGAAGCATTACAACAGTCCAGAACAAGGGTGATCGAAGCCATTTCGCAAAATATGTACCTATATGGAGTCAGCCCTTCCATCGGACGTCTATACTGTCTTCTTTTCTTTTCAGATAAACCATTAACACTCGATGAAATGAAAGAAGAACTCGGAATGAGCAAAGCAAGTATGAGCCTCGCCGTTAGAACCTTACTTGATTTACAAATGGTTGAAAAGACTTGGAAGAAAGGCGTAAGAAAAGATTTATACGTAGTCAATGACGACTCGTACCAACGCTTTTTTGATTACTTTACAACAAAATGGCGATCAGCCTTGACGATGAATACAAGTGCGATAAAAAAAACCCTTTCTGAGCTACAACAGCTCCTTGCAAATCCGGACACGTCTGAAGACGTTCGCAAGCATGCCCAAACTGATATTGAAAAACTCGAAAGATGGGTCGAATATTACGGTTGGCTCGGCAAACTCATCGACAGCTTTGAAACAAAGGAAATCCTCGACTTTATTCCGATTGAGGAGAAGAAGGAATAA